A single region of the Streptococcus sanguinis genome encodes:
- a CDS encoding 50S ribosomal protein L23: protein MNLYDVIKKPVITEGSMAQYEAGKYVFEVDTRAHKLLIKQAVEAAFEGVKVANVNTINVKPKAKRIGRYTGFTNKTKKAIVTLTADSKAIELFGAEEE, encoded by the coding sequence ATGAATTTGTACGACGTAATCAAAAAACCTGTTATCACTGAAGGTTCAATGGCTCAGTACGAAGCAGGCAAATACGTATTTGAAGTGGACACTCGCGCTCACAAACTCTTGATTAAGCAAGCTGTTGAAGCTGCTTTTGAAGGAGTTAAGGTTGCTAACGTTAACACTATCAATGTAAAACCAAAAGCAAAACGCATTGGACGCTACACTGGTTTTACAAACAAAACTAAAAAAGCTATCGTAACACTGACAGCTGATTCTAAAGCAATCGAGTTGTTCGGTGCAGAAGAAGAATAA
- the rplD gene encoding 50S ribosomal protein L4: MANVKLFDQTGKEAGEVVLNDAVFGIEPNESVVFDVIISQRASLRQGTHAVKNRSAVSGGGRKPWRQKGTGRARQGSIRSPQWRGGGIVFGPTPRSYAYKLPRKVRRLALKSVYSEKVAENKFVAVDSLSFTAPKTAEFAKVLAALSIDTKVLVILEEGNEFAALSARNLPNVKVATATTASVLDIVNSDKLLVTQAAISKIEEVLA; this comes from the coding sequence ATGGCAAACGTAAAATTATTTGACCAAACTGGTAAAGAAGCTGGTGAAGTAGTTCTGAACGATGCGGTCTTTGGTATTGAGCCAAATGAATCAGTTGTCTTTGATGTTATCATCAGCCAACGCGCTAGCCTTCGTCAAGGAACTCACGCTGTTAAAAACCGTTCTGCAGTATCAGGCGGCGGACGCAAACCATGGCGTCAAAAAGGAACTGGACGTGCTCGTCAAGGTTCTATCCGCTCTCCACAATGGCGTGGTGGTGGTATCGTATTCGGTCCAACTCCTCGTTCATATGCTTACAAACTTCCACGTAAAGTTCGTAGATTGGCATTGAAATCAGTTTACTCTGAAAAAGTTGCTGAAAACAAATTCGTAGCTGTAGACAGCCTTTCATTTACAGCTCCAAAAACTGCTGAGTTTGCAAAAGTGCTTGCTGCACTGAGCATCGATACGAAAGTCCTTGTTATCCTTGAAGAAGGAAACGAATTCGCTGCACTTTCAGCTCGCAACCTTCCAAACGTGAAAGTTGCAACTGCAACAACTGCAAGCGTTCTGGACATCGTAAACAGCGATAAACTTCTGGTTACTCAGGCAGCTATCTCTAAAATTGAGGAGGTTCTTGCATAA
- the rplC gene encoding 50S ribosomal protein L3: MTKGILGKKVGMTQIFTEAGELIPVTVVEAAPNVVLQVKTVETDGYNAVQVGFDDLRDVLSNKPAKGHVAKANTAPKRFIREFKNIEGLEVGAEITVDTFEAGDVVDVTGTSKGKGFQGVIKRHGQSRGPMAHGSRYHRRPGSMGPVAPNRVFKNKRLAGRMGGNRVTIQNLEIVQVVPEKNVILIKGNVPGAKKSLITIKSAVKAGK; this comes from the coding sequence ATGACAAAAGGAATCTTAGGGAAAAAAGTGGGAATGACTCAAATCTTCACTGAAGCTGGCGAATTAATCCCTGTAACTGTTGTTGAAGCAGCTCCAAACGTTGTTCTTCAAGTTAAAACAGTTGAAACAGATGGTTACAACGCAGTTCAAGTTGGTTTTGATGACCTTCGTGACGTATTGAGCAACAAACCTGCCAAAGGCCATGTAGCGAAAGCTAACACAGCTCCTAAGCGCTTCATTCGTGAATTCAAAAACATTGAAGGCTTGGAAGTAGGAGCAGAAATCACTGTCGATACATTCGAAGCTGGTGATGTTGTTGATGTAACAGGAACTTCAAAAGGTAAAGGTTTCCAAGGTGTTATCAAACGCCACGGCCAATCTCGTGGTCCAATGGCTCACGGTTCACGTTACCACCGTCGTCCTGGTTCAATGGGACCAGTTGCGCCAAACCGCGTGTTCAAAAACAAACGCTTGGCTGGACGTATGGGCGGTAACCGTGTAACGATTCAAAACCTTGAAATCGTACAGGTTGTTCCAGAGAAGAACGTTATCCTGATTAAAGGTAACGTACCAGGTGCTAAGAAATCTCTTATCACTATCAAGTCAGCAGTTAAAGCTGGTAAATAA
- the rpsJ gene encoding 30S ribosomal protein S10, which yields MANKKIRIRLKAYEHRTLDTAAAKIVETATRTGAEVAGPIPLPTERSLYTIIRATHKYKDSREQFEMRTHKRLIDIINPTQKTVDALMKLDLPSGVNVEIKL from the coding sequence ATGGCAAACAAAAAAATCCGCATCCGTTTGAAAGCTTACGAACATCGTACACTTGATACAGCGGCTGCAAAAATCGTAGAAACTGCTACTCGTACTGGTGCTGAAGTTGCGGGTCCAATCCCACTTCCAACTGAGCGCAGCCTCTACACAATCATTCGTGCGACTCACAAATATAAAGACTCTCGCGAACAATTTGAAATGCGTACTCACAAACGTTTGATCGACATCATCAATCCAACTCAAAAAACAGTTGACGCTTTGATGAAATTGGATCTTCCAAGTGGTGTGAACGTAGAGATTAAACTTTAA
- a CDS encoding uridine kinase, with the protein MSDEETLLKRLIAYLSGDQNHTLRIYGHGASGKSTFARKLQLALGEERANLLETDPYVITGEYRDLLSSKDFPHQKVTACIPAVHELGSLERDICALQSGLDILTIGTAWSPSLRLSAQKPVLIVEGMSAAFLPESLFDLSICFYTDDQTELERRLARDVAVRERRPDWIKQTHLARREQYIHFYQPYLAAAGLVICQSGNSFRIEKDSPLL; encoded by the coding sequence ATGTCTGATGAAGAAACATTACTGAAAAGATTGATAGCTTATCTGTCAGGCGACCAAAACCATACCCTGCGTATTTACGGTCACGGTGCTTCGGGGAAGTCAACTTTTGCTCGAAAGCTCCAGCTAGCTTTGGGTGAGGAACGAGCCAATCTGCTGGAAACAGATCCTTATGTAATTACTGGGGAGTATCGAGATTTGCTCAGTTCCAAAGATTTTCCTCATCAAAAAGTCACAGCCTGTATCCCAGCTGTTCATGAGCTCGGGAGTCTGGAGCGAGATATTTGCGCCTTGCAGTCTGGTCTGGATATTCTGACCATTGGCACAGCTTGGTCACCTAGCTTACGTTTATCAGCCCAAAAGCCGGTTTTAATAGTAGAAGGCATGTCGGCTGCCTTTTTGCCTGAAAGTTTGTTTGATTTGTCGATTTGCTTTTACACGGACGACCAGACTGAGTTAGAGCGCCGCTTGGCAAGAGATGTGGCTGTGCGAGAGCGCAGGCCAGATTGGATAAAGCAGACGCATCTAGCTAGGCGAGAGCAATATATACACTTTTATCAGCCCTATTTAGCAGCTGCCGGCCTTGTCATCTGCCAGTCGGGCAATAGCTTTCGTATCGAAAAGGACAGTCCCTTGTTATAA
- the tgt gene encoding tRNA guanosine(34) transglycosylase Tgt, whose translation MSTSPIQYRLIKKEKHTGARLGEIITPHGTFPTPMFMPVGTQATVKTQSPEELKQMGSGIILSNTYHLWLRPGDELIARAGGLHKFMNWDQPILTDSGGFQVYSLADSRNITEEGVTFKNHLNGSKMFLSPEKAISIQNNLGSDIMMSFDECPQFYQPYDYVKKSIERTSRWAERGLKAHSRPHDQGLFGIVQGAGFEDLRRQSAQDLVSMDFPGYSIGGLAVGESHEEMNAVLDFTTPMLPENKPRYLMGVGAPDSLIDGVIRGIDMFDCVLPTRIARNGTCMTSEGRLVVKNAQFEEDFTPLDHDCDCYTCSNYTRAYIRHLLKADETFGIRLTSYHNLYFLVNLMKKVRQAIMDDNLLEFREDFIERYGYNKSSRNF comes from the coding sequence ATGTCAACATCACCGATTCAGTATCGTTTGATTAAAAAAGAAAAGCATACAGGTGCTCGTTTGGGGGAAATTATCACGCCTCACGGGACTTTTCCGACGCCTATGTTTATGCCGGTTGGTACCCAGGCGACGGTCAAGACCCAGTCACCAGAAGAGCTCAAGCAAATGGGTTCTGGTATCATCTTGTCCAATACTTACCACCTTTGGCTGCGGCCGGGCGATGAGCTGATTGCTCGTGCAGGTGGCTTGCACAAGTTCATGAACTGGGATCAGCCAATTCTGACGGATAGCGGTGGTTTTCAGGTCTATTCTCTAGCTGACAGCCGCAATATCACAGAAGAAGGAGTAACCTTTAAGAACCACCTTAATGGTTCCAAAATGTTCCTGTCACCAGAAAAGGCCATCTCCATCCAGAACAATCTAGGCAGTGACATTATGATGTCCTTTGATGAGTGTCCACAGTTCTACCAGCCCTATGACTATGTCAAGAAGTCTATTGAGCGGACCAGCCGTTGGGCAGAGCGTGGCCTCAAGGCCCACAGCCGTCCGCACGACCAAGGTCTCTTTGGGATTGTTCAAGGGGCTGGCTTTGAAGATTTGCGTCGCCAGTCTGCTCAAGACTTGGTCAGCATGGATTTCCCAGGCTACTCAATCGGAGGGCTGGCTGTTGGTGAGTCTCACGAAGAGATGAATGCGGTGCTGGACTTCACAACGCCTATGCTGCCTGAAAATAAGCCCCGCTATCTCATGGGAGTTGGAGCGCCAGATAGCTTGATTGATGGGGTTATCCGTGGCATTGATATGTTTGACTGCGTCCTACCGACTCGGATTGCCCGAAACGGTACCTGTATGACTAGCGAAGGGCGTCTGGTTGTTAAAAATGCCCAGTTTGAGGAAGATTTCACGCCGCTGGACCATGACTGCGACTGCTACACATGTAGCAACTACACGCGGGCTTATATCCGCCACTTGCTCAAAGCGGACGAAACCTTTGGGATCCGCCTGACCAGTTATCACAACCTCTACTTCTTGGTAAACCTTATGAAGAAGGTTCGCCAAGCTATCATGGATGACAACTTGCTTGAATTCCGTGAAGACTTTATTGAGCGCTACGGCTACAATAAATCCAGCCGAAATTTCTAA
- a CDS encoding DUF975 family protein yields MNLSNIRAQARTVRSQTRGIFLLFAAPTLVSILSILLSLNDNLRDSIPNLTFSQSIYLLISKNLFPTTIQFILTLLLLSASYTMMKVLRKTKDDVGFSDIGQLFTSKTFTPVFKTVLLKQLLIFLWNIPMFCGSLLAIFNAYKIISISEKIPAHTVVTAQSAVGQQILQYTPSMLLGSLLILVGLGITIPQYYAYSQAELILYDQLETDTYLGAFSAIRQSRKLMKGYKGKLFMLDLSFIGWNLLARMTYGVLNIMVLPYTATAYILFYEELKKEKAILNENNPQAGNSLS; encoded by the coding sequence ATGAATCTAAGTAACATCAGAGCTCAGGCTCGTACCGTCCGCAGTCAAACGAGGGGGATTTTTCTTTTGTTTGCGGCCCCAACCCTTGTCAGCATCCTCAGCATCTTACTTTCCCTCAATGACAATCTAAGAGATTCCATTCCCAACCTAACTTTTAGCCAGTCCATCTATCTTCTCATTAGCAAAAATCTTTTCCCGACAACAATTCAGTTTATCTTGACCTTGCTACTGCTTTCTGCCAGCTATACCATGATGAAGGTTCTTCGTAAGACAAAGGATGACGTTGGCTTTTCAGATATTGGCCAGCTTTTTACCAGCAAGACTTTCACACCTGTCTTCAAGACGGTTTTACTCAAGCAGCTGCTGATTTTTCTTTGGAATATTCCTATGTTCTGCGGGAGTCTTCTAGCAATCTTTAATGCTTATAAAATCATCTCTATTTCGGAAAAAATCCCAGCCCATACAGTAGTGACGGCTCAAAGTGCTGTAGGACAGCAGATTCTTCAATACACCCCTAGTATGTTACTGGGAAGCCTCTTGATATTGGTTGGTCTAGGCATCACCATTCCTCAGTACTACGCATATTCTCAAGCAGAGCTGATCCTATATGACCAGCTTGAGACTGACACCTACTTGGGGGCTTTCTCTGCTATCCGTCAAAGTCGGAAGCTCATGAAGGGCTACAAGGGAAAGCTATTTATGCTAGATCTGAGCTTCATCGGCTGGAATTTACTGGCCAGAATGACTTACGGTGTACTGAATATTATGGTTCTCCCTTATACAGCGACTGCTTACATTCTCTTCTACGAAGAGTTGAAAAAAGAAAAAGCTATTCTAAACGAAAACAACCCGCAAGCAGGGAACTCCTTGTCCTAA
- a CDS encoding kinase, with amino-acid sequence MAELVIIRGNSGSGKSSLAGKLQTHYGRGTLLISQDTVRRDMLKEKVEPGNLSIDLTETLARFGYEHDLLVLVEGFYETDIYGQMLERLKKIFVPQVFAYYYDLSFEETVRRHQTRAKQEEFTPADMKRWWKDRDFLGWEEEAFFTDDDSLEAAFDKICSALDKIDSDSK; translated from the coding sequence ATGGCCGAGTTAGTTATCATTCGTGGAAATTCCGGCTCTGGCAAGTCTAGTCTCGCTGGGAAACTGCAGACTCACTACGGCCGAGGGACTCTCCTGATATCGCAAGATACGGTTAGACGGGACATGCTCAAGGAAAAAGTCGAGCCTGGAAATTTGTCTATTGACCTGACGGAAACACTAGCTCGCTTCGGCTACGAGCATGATTTGCTGGTTCTGGTAGAAGGATTTTATGAGACAGACATTTATGGACAGATGCTAGAACGGTTGAAAAAAATCTTCGTTCCGCAGGTCTTTGCTTACTACTATGACCTATCCTTTGAAGAAACAGTCCGTCGCCATCAGACTAGAGCGAAGCAAGAAGAATTTACCCCAGCCGACATGAAGCGCTGGTGGAAAGACAGAGACTTCTTGGGCTGGGAAGAGGAAGCCTTTTTCACAGATGATGATTCACTAGAGGCAGCTTTTGACAAAATCTGCTCTGCCCTTGACAAGATAGACTCTGATAGTAAATAA
- a CDS encoding CoA-binding protein, translated as MTYHFQNPSDAIVKHYLKNSKVIAVVGLSDREETTSNRVSKEMQDRGYRIIPVNPRAAGSQIFGETVYASLKDIPFPVDIVDIYRRSEFLPDVALDFLQSDAKIFWAQLGLESEEAEQILRAAGRDDIVMDRCIKREHTRLILGE; from the coding sequence ATGACTTATCATTTTCAAAATCCCAGTGATGCCATCGTCAAGCATTATTTGAAAAACAGCAAGGTGATTGCTGTTGTCGGACTGTCTGACCGCGAAGAAACGACCAGTAACCGTGTGTCCAAAGAGATGCAAGATCGGGGCTATCGTATTATTCCAGTCAATCCGCGGGCAGCGGGCAGTCAGATTTTTGGTGAGACTGTTTATGCCAGTCTCAAAGACATTCCTTTTCCGGTGGATATTGTCGATATATACCGCCGCAGTGAGTTTTTGCCGGATGTGGCACTGGATTTTTTGCAGTCGGATGCCAAGATTTTCTGGGCTCAGTTGGGCTTGGAGAGTGAGGAGGCTGAGCAGATTTTGCGGGCAGCTGGTCGGGACGACATTGTCATGGACCGCTGCATTAAACGCGAGCATACACGCTTGATTCTGGGCGAATAA
- the polA gene encoding DNA polymerase I, protein MEKKNKLLLIDGSSVAFRAFFALYNQIDRFKSPSGLHTNAIYGFHLMLNHLLERVQPTHVLVAFDAGKTTFRTEMYADYKAGRAKTPDEFREQLPFIREMLQHLGIHFYDLPQYEADDIIGTLDKMAEKTAVPYDVTIVSGDKDLIQLTDDNTVVEISKKGVAEFEEFTPAYLMEKMGITPEQFIDLKALMGDQSDNIPGVTKIGEKTGLKLLLEYGSLENLYENIDQLKASKMKENLINDKDKAFLSKTLATINTQAPIEIGLDDLVYKGPQLDTLSKFYDEMGFKQLKAQLGTGQEPVEVKPIEFTKVTEVTADMLAPEQFFYFEILGDNYHKEEIVGLAWGDSRQIYVGSSDLLQQPLFQEFLTKTALKTYDLKRTKVLLSRYGIELPTASFDARLAKYLLSTVEDNELATIARLYGQTILPTDDEVYGKGAKRALPEQEQLFEHLARKVQVLLETEEPMKDQLRSHDQLDLLLEMEQPLAFVLAKMEIAGIKVERETLQGMQAENEKTLESLTQEIYDLAGQEFNINSPKQLGTILFEDMGLPLEYTKKTKTGYSTAVDVLERLAPIAPIVSKILEYRQISKLQSTYIIGLQEAIAADGKIHTRYVQDLTQTGRLSSVDPNLQNIPVRLEQGRLIRKAFVPEWADSVLLSSDYSQIELRVLAHISQDEHLIAAFQHGEDIHTATAMRVFGIEKAEDVTPNDRRNAKAVNFGVVYGISDFGLANNLGISRKAAKDYIQTYFERFPGIKNYMETIVREARDKGYVETIYHRRRSLPDINSRNFNIRNFAERTAINSPIQGSAADILKVAMINLDRALTEKNFKSRMLLQVHDEIVLEVPNEELTAVRQLVKETMEAAIELAVPLVADENAGQTWYEAK, encoded by the coding sequence ATGGAAAAAAAGAACAAATTATTATTAATCGACGGTTCGTCCGTTGCTTTTCGCGCTTTTTTTGCGCTTTATAATCAAATCGACCGTTTCAAGAGTCCATCGGGCCTGCATACCAATGCTATTTACGGCTTCCACCTCATGCTCAATCATCTCTTGGAGCGCGTGCAGCCGACTCATGTTCTGGTAGCTTTTGATGCTGGCAAGACGACCTTCCGGACCGAGATGTACGCCGACTATAAGGCTGGTCGGGCCAAGACACCGGATGAATTTCGTGAGCAGCTGCCTTTTATCCGTGAAATGCTGCAGCACCTAGGCATTCACTTCTATGATTTGCCTCAATACGAGGCGGATGACATCATCGGAACCTTGGACAAGATGGCTGAAAAGACAGCTGTGCCTTACGATGTGACCATTGTCAGTGGCGATAAAGACTTGATTCAGCTGACGGATGATAATACCGTGGTGGAAATTTCCAAGAAAGGCGTGGCCGAGTTTGAGGAATTTACCCCAGCTTACCTCATGGAGAAGATGGGCATCACGCCAGAGCAGTTCATTGACCTTAAGGCGCTGATGGGCGACCAGTCGGATAACATCCCCGGCGTGACCAAGATCGGCGAGAAGACTGGTCTCAAGCTCCTTTTGGAGTATGGCTCTTTGGAAAATCTCTATGAAAACATTGATCAGCTCAAGGCTTCCAAGATGAAGGAAAATCTGATCAATGACAAGGACAAGGCTTTCTTATCAAAAACCCTAGCCACCATCAATACTCAGGCTCCGATTGAAATCGGGCTGGATGATTTGGTTTATAAGGGTCCGCAGTTAGATACTCTGAGTAAGTTCTATGACGAGATGGGCTTCAAGCAGCTCAAGGCTCAGCTAGGAACTGGTCAAGAGCCGGTAGAAGTCAAACCAATTGAATTTACCAAAGTGACTGAGGTGACAGCGGATATGCTGGCACCAGAGCAATTCTTCTATTTTGAAATTTTGGGTGACAACTACCACAAGGAAGAGATTGTCGGTCTTGCCTGGGGCGATAGCCGTCAGATTTATGTCGGCTCTAGCGATTTACTGCAGCAGCCTCTCTTTCAGGAATTTTTGACAAAAACAGCTCTGAAAACCTACGACCTCAAGCGGACCAAGGTACTGCTCAGTCGTTATGGCATCGAACTACCAACAGCGTCTTTTGATGCGCGCCTAGCCAAGTATCTGCTTTCGACGGTCGAGGATAATGAGCTGGCGACTATTGCTCGCCTCTACGGCCAAACAATTCTGCCGACGGATGACGAGGTTTATGGCAAGGGGGCCAAGCGTGCTTTGCCGGAGCAAGAGCAGCTCTTTGAGCATCTAGCTCGTAAGGTTCAGGTACTGCTGGAAACAGAAGAGCCAATGAAAGACCAGCTCCGTTCCCACGATCAGTTGGATTTGTTGCTTGAAATGGAGCAGCCGCTGGCCTTTGTCCTAGCCAAGATGGAGATTGCAGGGATCAAGGTTGAGCGGGAAACCCTGCAAGGTATGCAGGCGGAAAATGAAAAGACGCTGGAAAGTCTGACTCAGGAGATTTATGATCTGGCTGGTCAGGAGTTCAATATCAACTCACCTAAACAGCTGGGGACCATTCTCTTTGAGGATATGGGGCTGCCACTGGAGTACACCAAAAAGACCAAGACGGGCTACTCGACAGCGGTGGATGTGCTGGAGCGTTTAGCTCCCATTGCACCGATTGTGTCTAAGATTCTGGAATACCGTCAAATCAGCAAGCTCCAGTCCACTTATATCATCGGCCTGCAGGAGGCGATAGCGGCTGACGGTAAGATTCACACTCGCTATGTTCAGGATTTGACTCAAACGGGCCGCTTGTCCTCGGTTGATCCGAACTTGCAGAATATCCCCGTTCGTTTGGAGCAGGGGCGTCTCATTCGCAAGGCCTTTGTGCCAGAGTGGGCAGACAGCGTACTTCTCAGCTCGGATTATTCCCAGATTGAGCTGAGGGTGCTGGCTCACATTTCGCAGGACGAGCATCTGATTGCTGCCTTTCAACATGGAGAAGATATTCACACGGCTACCGCCATGCGGGTCTTTGGTATTGAAAAGGCAGAGGATGTGACACCTAATGACCGCCGTAATGCCAAGGCTGTCAACTTCGGAGTTGTTTATGGAATTTCCGACTTCGGACTGGCCAATAATTTGGGAATTTCCCGCAAGGCTGCCAAAGATTATATTCAGACTTATTTTGAGCGTTTCCCAGGAATCAAAAATTATATGGAAACCATCGTTCGCGAAGCGCGTGATAAAGGCTATGTAGAGACCATTTATCATCGCCGTCGTTCTTTGCCAGATATCAATTCCCGTAACTTTAACATCCGAAATTTTGCGGAGCGCACAGCTATTAACAGCCCGATCCAAGGCTCCGCTGCAGATATTCTCAAAGTCGCTATGATTAATCTGGACCGAGCTCTGACAGAAAAGAATTTCAAGTCTCGCATGCTCTTGCAGGTTCACGATGAAATCGTGCTGGAAGTGCCAAATGAAGAACTAACAGCCGTCCGCCAGCTAGTCAAAGAAACCATGGAAGCTGCGATTGAGCTGGCCGTTCCACTAGTGGCTGATGAAAATGCCGGCCAAACTTGGTACGAGGCGAAGTAA
- a CDS encoding histidine phosphatase family protein, giving the protein MNNTYYFIRHAHSNYTPDEINRPLSDKGQESLAQLDFLADKPITAIYSSPYRRAIQTVEPLAQSLKLAIQTDKRLIERKLSSQAIADQDFEEALMQLWSQPTFSFVGGESNQQAQQRALAFLHELESEHQNEEIIINSHGNLICILLSAFDSRIDYNFWHNLSMPDVLVLDKNEKITHLL; this is encoded by the coding sequence ATGAACAATACCTACTATTTTATCCGTCATGCGCATTCTAACTATACACCTGATGAAATCAACCGACCATTATCAGACAAAGGGCAAGAATCCTTGGCGCAGCTTGACTTTTTAGCAGACAAACCCATTACCGCCATTTATTCCAGTCCTTACCGAAGAGCCATCCAGACGGTTGAACCTTTGGCTCAGAGCCTGAAACTCGCTATTCAAACCGACAAACGGCTAATAGAGCGAAAGCTAAGTAGTCAAGCGATTGCCGACCAAGACTTTGAAGAAGCCCTCATGCAACTTTGGTCACAGCCGACTTTTTCATTTGTTGGTGGCGAGTCTAATCAACAAGCTCAACAGCGAGCCTTAGCCTTTCTTCATGAACTGGAAAGCGAACACCAAAACGAAGAGATTATCATTAACTCCCATGGTAACCTTATCTGCATTTTACTAAGCGCATTCGATTCCAGAATTGATTACAACTTTTGGCATAACCTTTCCATGCCAGATGTGCTAGTTTTAGATAAAAACGAAAAAATCACTCACCTCCTATAA
- a CDS encoding YcxB family protein: MFPIRITTLMTEEVYKRFSWAILIRRKGFVLYIIILIIGLFAYVMLGPLEEKIISIILAPPIFASMYYFGMNYQIKRAYQKNPLFQNMEVTLIFDREAFIARNIRGEFRYTYDDIVKVIMTKQDFYILIGENTGFAIEKENCSPEALEFLLELHIEHM, translated from the coding sequence ATGTTTCCAATCCGTATTACAACTCTTATGACTGAAGAAGTTTATAAAAGATTTTCATGGGCTATTCTCATACGACGAAAAGGATTTGTATTATACATAATCATACTGATAATCGGGCTGTTCGCCTACGTAATGCTCGGTCCATTAGAGGAAAAGATAATATCTATAATATTGGCTCCCCCCATTTTCGCCTCTATGTACTATTTTGGCATGAATTATCAGATAAAGAGAGCTTATCAAAAAAATCCTTTATTTCAGAACATGGAAGTCACTCTGATATTTGACAGAGAGGCTTTTATAGCAAGAAACATACGTGGTGAATTTCGCTATACCTATGATGATATTGTCAAAGTAATTATGACAAAGCAAGATTTTTATATCTTGATAGGAGAGAACACTGGTTTCGCAATTGAAAAAGAAAACTGTTCTCCTGAGGCTCTTGAGTTCTTGCTAGAACTTCACATTGAGCATATGTAA
- a CDS encoding HAD-IA family hydrolase produces the protein MTKAFIWDLDGTLLDSYDAILAGIEETYAHYGLDFDRASIHSYILKHSVQKLLEKVASEKGLDAAEMNAFRGASLKEKNAQVHLMEGAAEILAWAEEQGIAQFVYTHKGLNAHQILQDLGIHDYFTEIITTANGFERKPHPEGVDYLLEKYGLDKQETYYIGDRTLDVDVAANSGIQSINFCDYRPEINQKIEKLMDIKQLFTR, from the coding sequence ATGACAAAAGCGTTTATTTGGGATTTGGACGGCACCTTGCTGGACTCCTACGATGCTATTTTGGCGGGGATTGAGGAAACCTATGCTCACTATGGTCTGGACTTCGACAGGGCGAGTATTCACAGCTATATCCTAAAGCACTCTGTCCAGAAGCTCTTGGAAAAAGTAGCGTCTGAGAAGGGGCTGGATGCTGCCGAGATGAATGCCTTCCGTGGAGCAAGCCTAAAGGAGAAAAATGCTCAGGTCCATCTGATGGAAGGAGCAGCGGAGATACTGGCTTGGGCTGAGGAGCAGGGCATTGCCCAGTTCGTCTATACCCACAAGGGACTCAATGCCCATCAAATCTTGCAAGACTTGGGCATTCATGATTATTTTACAGAAATTATCACAACAGCCAACGGCTTTGAGCGCAAGCCCCACCCAGAGGGTGTTGACTATCTGCTTGAGAAATATGGCCTGGACAAGCAGGAAACCTACTATATCGGCGACCGGACGCTGGATGTGGATGTCGCTGCCAACAGTGGCATCCAGAGCATTAACTTCTGTGACTACCGACCAGAAATCAATCAGAAAATAGAGAAGTTGATGGATATCAAGCAATTATTTACAAGATAA